Proteins found in one Candidatus Edwardsbacteria bacterium genomic segment:
- a CDS encoding Ig-like domain-containing protein: MRKKCLLLVTVALIFVGLTNAQEIGDYRSAVSGPWATLANWETWDGGSWIVATALPTATNNVLVRNGHTISMGSSPYACRNLVVESGAVLYANSTTNRYINLSGDSVRCDGTIGSPTDGICFTCMTSVTFKGNGSYQVSRLRPGASNVTITIDRNFNLHYTAAAPNNVALYANSQTGCIIQVNDGDTLTFSSNSAFSWGTNSTTASTVGGTFFIDGTVIMPSGSNFNISVANGLSSLVHIYGNLVLGDTLIADAATTGDETVIVNGAITYTSTDTMKFDNLYTNNPSGTSFGFPVRVNGVLTVGWGDYDNSGGLTIADFAHIQRYTGSLTAAPAFEGWVNLEYGPNPAAAALTTGYEFPAADSTVYAVSFNNSAGVVLDKDVTCYGLVTLEDGIVTTGNFRLACYLGAPARNTGYVDGLLAIYIPTGNPNYVFHVGTANGYSPATIDFQNVTAAGGVGVRAVQSTNSDVNIPANTMQRYWNIGQHPVIPAVFDSCRIEFAYLPADFNTGFLEATDEAAMVVGKADSTGWTFPEISVRTPNGADDGGSIQISNLTTLSDFTMAKDQNSLAPDAIAPVIISTSPADGVTEVALDAPLYIVFSEPVDTLSLAGSVTPSPNEQPEWSASLDTLYLPHDPMATNTVYTVKIAALTDLAGNPLAVLPDSFMFTTVVGDTIRPYVVSVSPAWGATGVGLNDTIIIAFSEPMNTDSLDGFTDPFHDFTPSWNAAGDTFTLAPQDPYPYSTVMSVIVTSGIDLAGNSMAILPDTVVQFTSAPFQGPSITLVQQPEDTYDGTGPFPVRAVITDLGKAGIAADTLWYTDNSTDWWALTHASTDGDTFNYSIPGPLVAGTVIEFFFGAWDDGGTAHYDPSMYRGYQFRILDPLPPDSLTALASDQSVYLSWKPPVEVLDYATSNGTGTFQDAGDIVDTRFTPQHYPCKLEQAVSSWWYAAGSDFVTLHVWGDDGTGLPDRSTDLVPPHYIMPLDYPNYTVVDLSSHNLYIASGDFHIGYVIQTDNLPMPLCDGDGPGLRSLVYDSSTATWGSLILNTDEYRDWAHQSVVSYQDYTKGLALKSYLPKPGEKPLPVLTGIKSMPVGNKQTPVYPKLEGALALAKNITGFNIFRGDVSGGPYASIGLAGITPAYTDNSVINDNTYYYVVRSEYSTPDTFSAWSNEASATPTGVEGRPEVRAYVLQLRAAAPNPMTTGTAIRFSLPASAQASLEVFNVLGQKVTTLANGKLDAGYHTVNWDGTDRHGAKLASGVYLYQLRTMNKTLTKRITILR; this comes from the coding sequence ATGAGAAAAAAGTGTCTGCTTCTAGTAACTGTGGCGTTGATTTTTGTAGGTTTAACAAACGCCCAGGAAATCGGCGATTATCGTTCGGCGGTCAGCGGTCCCTGGGCCACCCTGGCAAACTGGGAAACATGGGACGGAGGGTCCTGGATCGTGGCTACTGCCCTGCCAACTGCCACCAACAACGTTTTGGTGCGGAATGGACACACCATCTCCATGGGTAGCAGCCCTTATGCCTGCAGGAACCTGGTGGTCGAGAGTGGGGCGGTCTTATACGCCAATTCAACCACCAATCGTTACATCAACCTGAGCGGAGACTCAGTGCGTTGTGACGGAACCATCGGCAGTCCGACTGATGGGATATGCTTCACCTGCATGACAAGTGTTACATTCAAAGGTAATGGGTCCTACCAGGTAAGCCGCCTGCGCCCCGGGGCCAGCAATGTAACCATCACCATTGACCGCAATTTCAACCTGCATTACACGGCCGCTGCACCCAATAATGTCGCCTTGTACGCTAACAGCCAAACTGGTTGCATTATTCAGGTGAATGATGGCGACACCCTGACCTTTTCCAGCAACTCCGCATTTTCCTGGGGCACCAACAGCACCACAGCATCTACCGTTGGCGGCACTTTCTTCATCGATGGCACGGTGATCATGCCCAGCGGGAGCAATTTCAACATCTCGGTGGCCAATGGCCTGTCATCACTGGTCCACATCTACGGCAACCTGGTGCTGGGCGACACGCTTATCGCCGACGCCGCCACCACTGGCGACGAGACCGTGATCGTCAACGGGGCCATAACCTATACCAGCACCGATACCATGAAATTCGACAATCTGTACACCAATAACCCCTCAGGTACATCATTCGGATTCCCGGTGAGGGTCAATGGTGTGCTTACCGTAGGCTGGGGCGACTACGACAACTCGGGCGGACTGACCATCGCCGACTTTGCCCACATTCAGCGCTACACCGGATCCCTGACGGCTGCCCCGGCGTTCGAGGGCTGGGTAAATCTGGAATACGGCCCCAACCCGGCCGCAGCGGCGCTGACCACCGGTTACGAGTTTCCGGCTGCAGATTCAACGGTGTATGCAGTATCTTTCAACAACTCGGCGGGTGTCGTCCTGGACAAGGACGTGACCTGCTATGGATTAGTAACCCTGGAGGACGGCATCGTAACCACCGGTAATTTCAGGTTGGCCTGCTACCTGGGTGCGCCCGCCCGGAACACAGGTTATGTTGATGGGTTACTGGCTATATACATTCCCACGGGAAATCCAAACTACGTATTTCATGTCGGTACTGCCAATGGTTATAGCCCGGCAACCATCGACTTCCAGAATGTTACCGCTGCCGGCGGCGTCGGAGTTCGCGCAGTCCAGTCAACCAATTCTGATGTGAACATACCGGCCAACACCATGCAGCGATACTGGAACATCGGCCAGCACCCCGTCATACCGGCCGTCTTTGATTCCTGCCGCATCGAGTTTGCCTACCTGCCGGCCGACTTCAACACCGGGTTTCTCGAGGCGACCGACGAGGCGGCCATGGTGGTCGGCAAGGCTGACAGCACGGGTTGGACCTTCCCCGAGATCTCTGTCCGGACCCCGAACGGGGCCGACGACGGGGGCAGCATCCAGATCTCCAATCTAACCACCCTGAGCGATTTCACGATGGCCAAGGATCAGAATTCGCTGGCTCCTGACGCCATTGCCCCGGTCATCATCTCCACCTCGCCCGCCGACGGGGTCACCGAGGTGGCTTTGGACGCCCCCCTGTATATTGTTTTCTCCGAGCCGGTGGACACTTTGAGCCTGGCCGGAAGCGTTACCCCCAGCCCCAACGAGCAGCCGGAATGGAGCGCATCCCTGGATACCCTGTATCTGCCGCATGATCCGATGGCCACCAACACCGTGTATACGGTCAAGATCGCTGCACTCACCGACCTGGCCGGGAACCCCTTGGCGGTACTGCCGGACAGTTTCATGTTCACCACTGTGGTAGGTGATACCATTCGGCCATATGTCGTCTCCGTTTCCCCGGCCTGGGGTGCCACCGGGGTCGGGCTCAACGACACCATCATCATCGCCTTCTCCGAGCCGATGAACACCGATTCGCTCGACGGATTCACCGATCCCTTCCATGATTTCACCCCCAGCTGGAACGCAGCCGGCGATACCTTCACCCTGGCCCCCCAGGACCCCTATCCCTACAGCACCGTGATGTCGGTCATAGTCACCTCCGGCATCGACCTGGCCGGCAACAGTATGGCCATCCTGCCGGATACCGTGGTTCAGTTCACCTCCGCCCCCTTCCAGGGCCCGTCCATAACCCTGGTCCAGCAGCCGGAGGACACCTACGACGGGACCGGTCCCTTCCCGGTGCGGGCGGTGATCACCGACCTGGGCAAGGCGGGAATAGCGGCCGACACCCTGTGGTACACCGACAACTCCACCGACTGGTGGGCCCTGACCCATGCTTCGACCGACGGTGATACCTTCAACTATAGCATTCCGGGACCCCTGGTGGCCGGGACGGTAATAGAATTCTTTTTCGGGGCCTGGGACGACGGAGGAACGGCGCACTATGATCCCAGCATGTACCGGGGTTATCAGTTCCGGATCCTGGACCCGCTACCGCCGGACAGCCTGACGGCTCTTGCAAGCGACCAGTCGGTATATCTAAGCTGGAAACCGCCGGTCGAAGTCCTCGATTATGCAACCTCGAACGGCACCGGAACATTCCAGGATGCCGGGGATATAGTTGACACCCGGTTCACACCTCAACACTACCCCTGCAAACTTGAACAAGCCGTTTCCTCCTGGTGGTATGCCGCTGGTTCCGATTTTGTGACACTTCACGTATGGGGGGATGACGGCACTGGTCTTCCCGACCGTTCCACCGATCTGGTACCTCCACACTACATTATGCCATTAGACTACCCCAACTACACCGTGGTCGACCTATCGTCCCACAATCTATATATAGCTTCAGGGGATTTTCACATCGGCTATGTCATCCAGACAGACAATCTCCCCATGCCGCTATGCGATGGCGATGGGCCAGGACTCCGCTCCCTGGTTTATGATTCTTCAACCGCAACTTGGGGCAGCCTGATACTAAACACTGACGAGTACCGCGATTGGGCGCATCAGTCGGTGGTTTCCTATCAGGATTACACTAAGGGGCTGGCGTTGAAATCCTACCTCCCGAAACCGGGAGAAAAACCATTGCCGGTCTTGACCGGAATCAAGTCCATGCCCGTTGGCAACAAGCAGACACCGGTATACCCGAAACTTGAAGGAGCCCTCGCCTTGGCCAAGAACATCACCGGTTTCAACATCTTCCGCGGTGATGTATCTGGTGGACCCTACGCGTCAATTGGCTTGGCTGGAATAACTCCTGCGTATACCGACAATTCCGTAATTAACGACAACACCTATTATTACGTGGTCAGATCTGAATACAGCACTCCCGATACCTTCAGCGCTTGGTCTAACGAGGCATCAGCCACGCCCACCGGGGTGGAGGGGAGGCCGGAGGTTCGGGCCTATGTCCTGCAGCTCAGGGCCGCCGCCCCCAACCCCATGACAACCGGCACCGCCATCAGGTTCAGCCTGCCGGCATCGGCCCAGGCCAGCCTGGAGGTGTTCAACGTGCTGGGCCAGAAGGTCACAACTTTGGCCAATGGGAAGCTGGATGCCGGATACCACACGGTGAACTGGGACGGCACCGACCGCCACGGGGCCAAACTGGCATCGGGCGTCTACCTCTACCAGCTGAGGACCATGAACAAAACACTGACCAAGCGGATCACGATTCTCCGATAA
- the holA gene encoding DNA polymerase III subunit delta: MTFNDLERQIAAKKIALAYFFPGEEEYLKDQAIGRLALAFLGESQVSQGLERISATEQDGISILQRTQSLGMFAEQRVIVVKEIEALSVKSRKQVLEHLDSPGQDVCLILCSVNLDKKTAFYKGLAEKIPTLVFNQLKEAETVKWVMAKASARGLNIAPAGAQMLVEISGNNLGILDKEIEKFEIYTSGQNRSEITEADIKALAGSSFEVESYELAGAICNRDRDRSLMLYEKLLSSGEDPVRLVSAVCYQLEKYWKVFLMTARGISPRQIGYSIQSHEYYVNQMIPASRKRTPQQYLWAMDQIYRTEYALKSGRGEPRSLVQRLIYKLSS; the protein is encoded by the coding sequence ATGACATTTAACGACTTAGAACGCCAGATCGCGGCAAAAAAGATAGCTTTGGCGTATTTTTTCCCGGGAGAAGAGGAGTATCTAAAAGATCAGGCCATCGGCCGGCTGGCCCTGGCTTTCCTGGGCGAATCCCAGGTTTCACAGGGTTTGGAGCGCATCTCGGCCACCGAGCAAGACGGAATCAGCATCCTGCAGCGCACCCAGAGCCTGGGGATGTTTGCCGAACAGCGGGTGATAGTGGTCAAGGAGATAGAGGCCCTCTCGGTCAAGAGCCGGAAGCAGGTCCTGGAACACTTGGATTCCCCCGGCCAGGATGTCTGCTTGATATTATGTTCCGTCAATCTGGACAAGAAGACAGCCTTTTACAAGGGGTTGGCCGAGAAGATACCCACCTTGGTCTTCAACCAGCTGAAGGAGGCCGAGACCGTAAAATGGGTGATGGCCAAAGCCTCCGCCCGGGGGTTGAATATCGCCCCTGCCGGAGCCCAGATGCTGGTTGAGATATCCGGCAACAACCTGGGCATACTGGACAAGGAAATAGAGAAGTTTGAAATATACACCAGCGGTCAAAACCGGTCCGAAATAACCGAAGCCGACATAAAGGCCCTGGCCGGGTCATCATTCGAAGTCGAGAGTTACGAACTGGCCGGCGCCATCTGCAACCGGGACCGGGACCGGTCGCTGATGCTTTACGAAAAACTGCTGTCATCCGGGGAGGACCCGGTCAGGCTGGTCAGCGCCGTCTGCTATCAGCTGGAAAAATACTGGAAGGTGTTCCTGATGACCGCCCGCGGGATATCCCCCCGTCAGATCGGGTACAGCATCCAGAGCCATGAATATTACGTCAATCAGATGATCCCCGCCTCGCGAAAGAGGACCCCGCAGCAGTACCTGTGGGCCATGGACCAGATCTACCGGACCGAATATGCCCTTAAATCCGGACGGGGGGAGCCCCGAAGCCTGGTGCAAAGACTTATCTATAAATTATCTTCCTAA
- a CDS encoding zinc finger Ran-binding domain-containing protein: MAVENITGNESIEELQRLTEVFNKRIRLLDEKKAATKPEIFQKVRGEYEAKLLELQVLLEEKGAGMQEALDAALAEQAGLLAREKEIRTEMEELELRAAIGEVEDADYARKSEAHNSETEAIVAKLQELTEKIDNYQALVGGKTAQPAAPVASLPPAAPPPPRVIAPKPASPPPPAAPAPEPAPPPAPEPEAQPAPAVQRSELDDLEKQFASILGANFGQEQPAAEPTAPLPEPIQIEENLSFQPKAEDAPVEDSHEGELTCPKCGAFNRADNWYCEKCGNELINATDLLGGK, from the coding sequence ATGGCTGTAGAGAACATCACTGGCAACGAGTCGATAGAGGAACTTCAGCGGCTGACGGAGGTCTTCAACAAGCGGATCCGGCTGTTGGACGAGAAGAAGGCCGCCACCAAGCCGGAGATCTTCCAGAAGGTGCGCGGGGAGTACGAGGCCAAGCTGCTGGAACTGCAGGTTCTGCTGGAGGAGAAGGGCGCCGGAATGCAGGAGGCGCTGGACGCGGCTCTGGCCGAGCAGGCCGGATTGCTGGCCCGGGAGAAGGAGATCCGCACCGAGATGGAAGAGCTGGAATTGCGGGCCGCCATCGGCGAGGTGGAGGATGCCGACTATGCCCGGAAATCGGAGGCCCATAATAGCGAGACCGAGGCCATTGTAGCCAAGCTCCAGGAACTGACGGAAAAAATAGATAATTACCAGGCGCTGGTCGGCGGGAAAACCGCCCAGCCGGCGGCTCCCGTGGCATCCCTGCCCCCGGCAGCGCCCCCGCCGCCCCGGGTCATTGCCCCCAAGCCGGCATCCCCGCCGCCACCGGCGGCTCCAGCTCCGGAACCAGCCCCGCCGCCCGCCCCGGAGCCGGAGGCACAACCCGCACCGGCAGTTCAGCGCAGCGAGCTGGACGATCTGGAGAAGCAATTCGCCAGCATATTGGGCGCCAATTTCGGCCAGGAGCAGCCGGCCGCCGAACCCACCGCCCCGTTGCCCGAACCGATCCAGATAGAGGAGAATCTTTCGTTCCAGCCCAAGGCCGAGGATGCGCCTGTCGAGGATTCCCACGAGGGCGAACTTACATGCCCCAAGTGCGGGGCCTTCAACCGGGCCGACAACTGGTACTGCGAGAAATGCGGCAATGAGCTGATCAACGCCACCGACCTGCTGGGCGGCAAATAA
- the leuS gene encoding leucine--tRNA ligase produces the protein MTREYNFREIEARWQEAWEREKTFRAPDDSDRPKTYCLEMFPYPSGSGLHVGHLKNYLPMDAFCRYKSMSGFNVLHPMGWDAFGQPAENEAIKKGRNPRQMVPEYAANYKRTLKLAGCSYDWTREIDSSRPEYYKWTQWIFLLLHKKGLAYRDTAPINWCPSCKTGLANEEVKEGRCWRCDHPVEKRPMPQWFFRITAYADRLLDDLEKLHWTEGMKEMQRDWIGRSEGAEVEFRIQNSEFKIQVFTTRPDTLFGATFMVLAPEHPLVEQLTTPEQRSGVAAYIKKTQGQTEIERLNTERTKTGVFTGSYAVNPVNGEQIPVWIADYVMMGYGTGAIMAVPAHDQRDFEFARKFGIPVRMVFRSEGGPAGPEEMTQAIPDGGTMINSGQFDGLSNSKETVSKFIKWLEDSGKGQSRVNYRLRDWLISRQRYWGAPIPMIHCPQCGVVPVPEDQLPVLLPEVDNYHPSGTGESPLANIAEFVNTKCPQCGGPAKRETDTMGGYACSSWYFLRFADPHNNNMFADRRKLDYWLPVDIYAGGTEHARSHLLYSRFWTKVLFDEGYLNFTEPFLTLHNQGSLLANTPGRKPRADENAESGGGEARLVDWIVLKPEEREKFPEDQIVWRWARMSKSKGNVVTPDEIALKYGADSLRVYEMFMAPFEDDIQWTEEGINGSFRFVNRVWRWITTYQPVYKADWAAKIEQEDHLAVRSVRRKLHQTIKKVTDDMERFQFNTSVAALMELTNEVQDAFPIKEDVSITDHPCLVSEILDTMTLLMAPFTPHMSEELWQMLGHKGTTYKAQWPKSDPQVAANEEITLVVQVNGKLRDRITVPADISDEELKKTALNSEQVKKYLVGVNVKKVVVVPKKLVNIVG, from the coding sequence ATGACCCGAGAATACAATTTCAGAGAGATCGAGGCCCGTTGGCAGGAAGCCTGGGAAAGGGAGAAGACCTTCAGGGCCCCTGACGATTCGGACCGGCCCAAGACCTACTGCCTGGAGATGTTCCCCTATCCCTCGGGATCGGGGCTTCATGTGGGCCACCTGAAGAATTACCTGCCGATGGACGCCTTCTGCCGCTACAAGAGCATGAGCGGCTTCAACGTGCTGCATCCCATGGGCTGGGACGCCTTCGGCCAGCCGGCCGAGAACGAGGCCATCAAGAAGGGGCGCAATCCCCGGCAGATGGTGCCGGAGTACGCCGCCAATTACAAGCGGACCCTCAAGCTGGCCGGATGCAGCTACGACTGGACCCGGGAGATAGATTCCAGCCGGCCGGAATATTACAAATGGACCCAGTGGATCTTTCTGCTGCTCCATAAAAAGGGCCTGGCCTACCGGGACACCGCGCCCATCAACTGGTGCCCGTCATGCAAGACCGGGCTGGCCAACGAGGAGGTCAAGGAGGGCCGCTGCTGGCGCTGCGATCACCCGGTGGAGAAGCGCCCCATGCCCCAGTGGTTCTTCAGGATCACCGCCTACGCCGACCGGCTGCTGGATGATCTGGAAAAGCTCCATTGGACCGAGGGCATGAAGGAGATGCAGCGGGACTGGATAGGGCGGAGCGAGGGAGCAGAAGTTGAATTCAGAATTCAAAATTCAGAATTCAAAATTCAGGTGTTCACCACCCGGCCCGATACCCTGTTCGGGGCCACCTTCATGGTGCTGGCGCCGGAGCATCCCCTGGTCGAGCAATTGACCACGCCGGAACAAAGGTCTGGGGTCGCAGCCTATATCAAAAAGACCCAGGGTCAGACCGAGATAGAACGGTTGAACACCGAGCGCACCAAGACCGGAGTGTTCACCGGCAGCTATGCCGTCAATCCGGTCAACGGCGAACAGATACCGGTCTGGATCGCCGATTACGTGATGATGGGCTACGGCACCGGGGCCATCATGGCGGTGCCGGCCCACGACCAGCGGGATTTCGAGTTCGCCCGCAAGTTCGGCATCCCCGTCCGGATGGTGTTCCGGTCGGAGGGAGGGCCGGCCGGTCCGGAGGAGATGACCCAGGCCATTCCCGACGGGGGGACCATGATAAATTCCGGGCAGTTCGACGGCCTGTCCAATTCAAAGGAGACCGTCTCCAAATTCATAAAATGGCTGGAGGATTCCGGAAAAGGCCAGAGCAGGGTCAACTACCGCCTGCGGGACTGGCTGATCAGCCGCCAGCGCTACTGGGGGGCGCCCATACCCATGATCCACTGCCCCCAGTGCGGGGTGGTGCCGGTGCCGGAGGACCAGCTGCCGGTGCTGCTGCCGGAGGTGGATAATTACCATCCGTCGGGCACCGGCGAATCGCCTTTGGCCAACATCGCTGAATTCGTGAACACCAAATGCCCCCAATGCGGCGGCCCGGCCAAACGGGAGACCGACACCATGGGAGGCTACGCCTGTTCCTCCTGGTACTTCCTGAGGTTCGCCGACCCGCATAATAACAATATGTTTGCCGACCGTCGGAAGCTGGACTACTGGCTGCCGGTGGACATCTATGCCGGAGGCACCGAGCACGCCCGGTCGCATCTGCTGTATTCCCGGTTCTGGACCAAGGTGCTGTTTGATGAGGGATATCTGAATTTCACCGAGCCGTTCCTGACCCTCCACAACCAGGGATCCCTGCTGGCCAACACCCCGGGAAGAAAACCCCGGGCCGATGAGAACGCGGAGAGCGGGGGCGGCGAGGCCCGGCTGGTCGACTGGATAGTTTTGAAGCCCGAGGAGCGGGAGAAATTTCCCGAAGATCAGATCGTCTGGCGCTGGGCCCGAATGTCCAAGTCCAAGGGCAACGTGGTGACCCCGGACGAGATCGCCCTGAAATACGGGGCCGACAGCCTGAGGGTCTACGAGATGTTCATGGCGCCCTTCGAGGACGATATTCAGTGGACCGAGGAGGGGATCAACGGCTCTTTCCGGTTTGTCAACCGGGTGTGGCGCTGGATAACCACCTATCAGCCGGTCTATAAGGCTGATTGGGCCGCTAAGATCGAACAGGAGGACCACTTGGCGGTCAGATCGGTCAGGCGGAAACTGCACCAGACCATCAAGAAGGTCACCGACGACATGGAGCGCTTCCAGTTCAACACCTCGGTGGCGGCCCTGATGGAGCTCACCAATGAGGTTCAGGACGCCTTTCCCATCAAAGAGGATGTTTCGATAACCGATCATCCCTGCCTGGTCTCGGAGATATTGGATACCATGACCCTGCTGATGGCCCCGTTCACCCCGCATATGTCCGAGGAGCTGTGGCAGATGCTGGGCCATAAGGGGACCACCTACAAGGCCCAGTGGCCCAAGTCCGATCCCCAGGTCGCCGCCAATGAGGAGATCACCCTGGTGGTGCAGGTGAACGGCAAGCTCAGGGACCGGATCACCGTTCCGGCCGATATCAGCGACGAGGAGCTTAAGAAGACCGCCCTGAACAGCGAGCAGGTAAAAAAGTATTTGGTTGGGGTGAATGTGAAGAAAGTGGTGGTGGTGCCCAAGAAGCTGGTGAATATTGTAGGGTAG
- a CDS encoding DUF5131 family protein produces the protein MKNKPSLWWNLSINPWFGCSSCSPGCIHCWAAASFWDEKADRPLPGREDLVCRDPRFRNIRWTGQIQLNPNYDRQLAQLHCLPSGSRVAVEFMGDLFYDHPLCQDRRDHVLQLAQLHPDLVFILTTKRVHRIKDIWPGLFYDLKHRHPNIWLLASVSNQKELINAACALSHIKAAVVGISAEPLLEALYLREFISGLDWVILGAERCRPFKLARRFYDRWAFQIMEDCLAAGKPLFYKYGQDETGRFCEAPVINGRFWLQYPIITPQGGE, from the coding sequence ATGAAAAACAAGCCTTCCCTCTGGTGGAATCTGTCCATCAATCCCTGGTTCGGCTGCAGCTCCTGCAGCCCGGGGTGCATTCACTGCTGGGCCGCCGCCAGCTTCTGGGACGAAAAGGCAGACCGTCCCCTCCCCGGCCGGGAGGACCTGGTCTGCCGGGATCCCAGGTTCCGCAACATCCGGTGGACCGGCCAGATCCAGCTTAACCCAAACTACGACCGCCAGCTGGCCCAGCTTCACTGCCTCCCCTCCGGCTCCCGGGTGGCGGTGGAATTCATGGGCGACCTGTTTTACGATCATCCGCTTTGCCAGGACCGCCGGGACCATGTCCTCCAGCTGGCCCAGCTTCACCCGGACCTGGTATTCATCCTCACCACCAAACGGGTCCACCGGATAAAGGACATCTGGCCGGGCTTATTTTACGACCTCAAGCACCGGCATCCCAATATCTGGCTGTTGGCCAGCGTTTCCAATCAAAAGGAGCTTATCAATGCCGCCTGCGCCCTCTCCCATATTAAGGCCGCCGTGGTGGGCATATCGGCCGAGCCTCTCCTGGAGGCCCTGTATCTCAGGGAGTTCATCTCCGGGCTGGACTGGGTCATTCTCGGAGCCGAGCGCTGCCGACCGTTCAAGCTGGCCCGAAGGTTCTACGATCGCTGGGCCTTCCAGATTATGGAGGACTGCCTGGCCGCCGGCAAGCCGCTGTTTTATAAATATGGCCAGGACGAGACCGGACGCTTCTGCGAGGCTCCGGTGATAAACGGCCGCTTCTGGCTGCAATATCCAATAATAACCCCGCAAGGCGGAGAATAG
- a CDS encoding septal ring lytic transglycosylase RlpA family protein: MKYIIFLALIAFAGGWLYLWRFAWPGLARRETMAGDMLRSLAGGLVIVVLTVGWGMLMAHGCEKQYAAMDDIAAEISPQTLNTEAIGNVRAVCTYYSWPEHGRQTANGEIYDSLSFTCASLEKIPFGTRLCFVNPDNGRQVVCRINDRMPSKYWDTDRRFDLSRAAADSLGIIQDGKKELIIIKEE, from the coding sequence ATGAAATACATTATCTTTCTTGCCCTGATCGCCTTCGCCGGCGGCTGGTTATATCTCTGGCGGTTTGCCTGGCCCGGCCTGGCCAGGCGGGAAACTATGGCCGGTGATATGCTAAGGTCCCTGGCCGGCGGGCTGGTGATTGTAGTGCTGACTGTTGGCTGGGGGATGCTCATGGCCCACGGCTGCGAAAAGCAGTATGCAGCGATGGACGATATCGCCGCCGAGATATCCCCGCAAACGCTGAACACCGAAGCCATCGGCAATGTCCGGGCGGTATGCACCTATTACTCATGGCCGGAGCATGGGCGGCAAACCGCCAATGGGGAAATCTACGATAGCCTTTCCTTCACCTGCGCCAGCCTTGAGAAAATACCCTTTGGGACACGGCTGTGCTTTGTCAACCCAGACAACGGGCGGCAGGTGGTATGCCGCATCAATGACAGGATGCCGTCGAAATACTGGGACACGGACAGGCGGTTTGATTTGTCAAGGGCTGCGGCTGACAGCCTGGGGATAATACAGGACGGGAAAAAAGAATTGATAATCATTAAGGAGGAATAG